A region from the Nocardia terpenica genome encodes:
- a CDS encoding AraC family transcriptional regulator, which translates to MAAVRRHDPVPIVLCQRDQHEVDVLRSKELPSMDICDPQFSVATIPPTILARLRDIAAERGFDPDPWFVGTGVLPGQLDAPESLVSFRQATTILRRALRALPDGPLGVEVGARNAIVGFGVLGFAMRSCRTGTEAFGLGIEMHRLCGSLLDYELVQGDPLSTLRVYERIPDPELSRFLIEETFTNALLFSRSVLNEEIIPVHASVGYPKPVYAEQYRRYFGCPIEFNCGVTEASFATELLARPIRTHNEANLAAALDAVKRMAAATSSQHDTVASVEAILGDNLRRSITMAEVADRLFVTERTLRRRLNAADERFSDILDRVRQRRALFLVHETTMTITQIAAETGYSDAREFRRAYIRWNGEPPSDTRRLRELARVDAGAPCG; encoded by the coding sequence GTGGCGGCCGTCCGGCGACATGACCCTGTTCCGATCGTGCTCTGCCAGCGCGACCAGCACGAAGTCGACGTGCTGCGATCGAAGGAGTTGCCGTCGATGGACATCTGCGATCCCCAATTTAGTGTCGCCACCATCCCGCCGACCATCTTGGCGCGCTTGCGCGATATCGCTGCCGAACGCGGTTTCGACCCGGACCCGTGGTTCGTCGGGACCGGGGTATTGCCGGGGCAACTGGACGCCCCGGAAAGCCTGGTCTCGTTCCGGCAGGCCACGACGATTCTTCGCCGTGCCCTGCGTGCACTGCCGGACGGACCGCTGGGTGTGGAGGTCGGTGCGCGCAATGCGATCGTGGGATTCGGCGTTCTCGGCTTCGCGATGCGATCGTGCCGGACCGGCACCGAAGCCTTCGGCTTGGGAATCGAGATGCACCGCCTGTGCGGCAGCCTGCTGGATTACGAACTGGTGCAGGGCGATCCGCTGAGCACCCTTCGGGTCTACGAGCGCATTCCGGATCCGGAACTGTCTCGCTTCCTGATCGAGGAAACGTTCACCAACGCGCTGTTGTTCTCGCGGTCGGTGCTGAACGAGGAGATCATCCCGGTGCACGCCAGCGTCGGCTATCCGAAACCGGTCTACGCCGAGCAGTATCGCCGATACTTCGGCTGCCCGATCGAGTTCAATTGCGGCGTGACCGAGGCGAGCTTCGCCACCGAGTTGCTCGCCCGGCCCATCCGCACGCACAACGAGGCCAATTTGGCCGCAGCGCTGGATGCGGTCAAGCGCATGGCCGCCGCCACGAGCAGTCAACACGACACCGTTGCGTCGGTCGAGGCCATTCTCGGCGATAACCTGCGCAGGTCGATCACGATGGCCGAGGTCGCCGACCGACTGTTCGTCACCGAGCGCACATTGCGCCGACGGCTCAATGCCGCGGACGAACGCTTCAGCGACATCCTGGACCGGGTTCGGCAACGACGAGCACTGTTCCTGGTGCACGAGACCACCATGACCATCACGCAGATCGCCGCCGAGACCGGCTACAGCGACGCCCGCGAGTTCCGCCGCGCCTACATCCGATGGAACGGTGAACCGCCGAGCGATACCCGGCGGCTCCGGGAATTGGCGCGCGTCGATGCGGGCGCCCCTTGCGGGTGA
- a CDS encoding monovalent cation/H(+) antiporter subunit G: MGDAAAGLLGLAVAVAVVSALATLRARNLHARLHFPGMISSISGPLIALAVLLQAGPGLTALTVAGIALLSALTTPVLTAAIGKLNTPTGRDTEARSR, translated from the coding sequence ATGGGTGACGCCGCCGCGGGACTGCTCGGGCTCGCCGTCGCCGTCGCGGTGGTGTCCGCACTGGCGACGCTTCGAGCACGAAATCTGCACGCGCGCTTACATTTTCCGGGGATGATCAGTTCGATCAGCGGGCCGTTGATCGCGCTCGCGGTGCTGCTGCAAGCCGGGCCCGGACTCACGGCGCTGACGGTCGCGGGGATCGCCCTGCTGTCGGCGCTCACCACCCCGGTGCTGACCGCCGCCATCGGCAAGCTGAACACGCCGACCGGCCGCGATACGGAGGCGCGATCCCGATGA
- a CDS encoding MnhB domain-containing protein produces MSTRARMALFALGATAMAALLLVAALRIPSFGTDIHPYRDATVALAQRQHTPNVVSSINFDQRGLDTLGEEAILVAAVVGAATLLRGPGRPAKDRRSARVLTATRMTGYLLLPVTLMIGADVVVHGHLTPGGGFQGGVVLATGLHLLYVAGDYDALRRIRPLAWYEFGEASGLGAVVALGAAGSVTGAGFLANTLPLGRTGQLASAGTVPLFSTAVGVAVGSGVVVLLAQFLDQYVSSEKGSP; encoded by the coding sequence ATGAGCACCCGCGCGCGCATGGCCTTGTTCGCGCTGGGGGCCACCGCGATGGCCGCGCTGCTGCTCGTTGCCGCGCTGCGGATTCCGTCGTTCGGCACGGACATCCACCCCTATCGTGACGCCACCGTCGCGCTGGCACAGCGACAGCACACCCCGAATGTGGTGTCCTCCATCAATTTCGATCAGCGCGGCCTCGACACCCTCGGGGAGGAAGCCATTCTCGTCGCGGCGGTCGTCGGCGCGGCCACCCTGCTGCGCGGGCCCGGCCGCCCGGCGAAGGACCGCCGGTCGGCCCGGGTGCTGACCGCCACCCGGATGACGGGTTACCTGCTGTTGCCGGTGACCCTCATGATCGGCGCCGATGTGGTCGTGCACGGGCATCTCACCCCGGGCGGGGGATTCCAGGGCGGGGTGGTGCTGGCGACCGGGTTGCATCTGCTCTACGTCGCCGGAGACTACGACGCCCTGCGCCGGATCCGCCCGCTGGCCTGGTACGAGTTCGGCGAGGCGAGCGGTTTGGGCGCCGTCGTCGCGCTCGGGGCGGCCGGATCGGTGACCGGCGCCGGATTCCTCGCCAACACGCTGCCGCTCGGCCGCACGGGGCAACTGGCGTCGGCGGGCACCGTGCCGCTGTTCAGCACGGCGGTCGGTGTCGCGGTCGGCAGCGGCGTCGTCGTGCTGCTCGCGCAGTTCCTCGATCAGTACGTCTCGTCCGAGAAGGGTTCGCCATGA
- a CDS encoding hydrogenase subunit MbhD domain-containing protein, which yields MTPLLVAALVLVALSATLVVCIGDPRRQVVSLAVYGVLLAPLFLLLGAPDVALSQIAVGSAVVPLMVLLAVRVVRKRQRR from the coding sequence ATGACCCCGCTGCTCGTTGCCGCGCTCGTCCTGGTCGCGCTGTCGGCGACCCTCGTGGTGTGCATCGGCGATCCACGGCGGCAGGTGGTGTCGCTGGCCGTCTACGGTGTCCTGCTCGCGCCGCTTTTTCTGCTGCTGGGCGCGCCCGATGTCGCGTTGTCCCAGATCGCGGTGGGCTCCGCGGTCGTGCCGCTGATGGTGCTGCTCGCGGTCCGTGTCGTCCGGAAGCGGCAACGCCGATGA
- a CDS encoding thiamine pyrophosphate-requiring protein, whose product MTQQVGDYVLQRLREWGVARVFGYPGDGINGLVAAFGRAGDDPVFVQARHEEMAAFEAVGYAKFSGEVGVCTATSGPGAIHLLNGLYDAKLDHVPVVAIIGQVARSAMGGSYQQEVDLQSLYKDVASDYLVEVNVAAQLPNALDRAFRVARARSAPTAVIIPADLQEEPYEPPTHEFKQVPSSPPAVLGAGIVAPRADVEEAAAIVNAGRRVAILVGQGARGAAGEVVEVAERVGAGVAKALLGKDVLPDDLPFVTGAVGLLGTRPSYELMRDCDTLLIVGSNFPYSQFLPEFGQARAVQIDIDATMIGMRYPVEVCLVGDAKTTLAELIPLLERKSDTTWRDTVVANVGRWWETVERQAMLGARPVNPMRVVWELSRRIPEDAIVTADSGSAANWYARCWRVRGRMRGSLSGTLATMGPGVPYAIGAKFAHPDRPVIALVGDGAMQMNGLAELLTISRYRDRWADPRLVVCVFHNNDLNQVTWELRSMGGAPKFEQSQSLPDLSYADVARVFGLGAVAVDDPDDLAGAWRQALSADRPTVLDVRCDPEVPPIPPHATWEQMKSTAEAVLRGDPNAWHLITQGTKTKAQEFIPHHHN is encoded by the coding sequence ATGACGCAGCAGGTTGGTGATTACGTCTTACAGCGGCTTCGGGAGTGGGGTGTGGCCCGGGTGTTCGGGTATCCGGGTGATGGGATCAATGGTTTGGTCGCCGCGTTCGGGCGGGCTGGGGATGATCCGGTGTTTGTGCAGGCGCGGCATGAGGAGATGGCGGCGTTCGAGGCGGTCGGGTACGCCAAGTTCAGTGGTGAGGTCGGCGTGTGCACCGCCACGTCGGGGCCGGGGGCGATTCACCTGTTGAACGGCCTGTACGACGCGAAACTCGATCATGTGCCGGTGGTGGCGATCATCGGGCAGGTCGCGCGGTCGGCGATGGGGGGTAGTTATCAGCAGGAGGTGGATTTGCAGTCGTTGTACAAGGATGTGGCCAGCGACTACCTGGTCGAGGTGAACGTGGCTGCCCAGTTGCCGAATGCCTTGGATCGGGCGTTCCGGGTGGCGCGTGCCCGGTCCGCTCCGACGGCGGTGATCATTCCCGCCGACCTGCAAGAAGAGCCCTATGAGCCGCCGACGCACGAGTTCAAGCAGGTCCCCTCCAGCCCGCCCGCGGTGTTGGGGGCCGGGATCGTCGCCCCCCGCGCCGACGTGGAGGAGGCCGCCGCGATCGTGAACGCGGGCCGCCGGGTGGCGATCCTGGTCGGTCAGGGCGCGCGGGGTGCGGCGGGGGAGGTGGTGGAGGTGGCCGAGCGGGTCGGGGCGGGGGTGGCCAAGGCGCTGCTGGGTAAGGATGTGTTGCCGGATGATCTGCCGTTCGTGACGGGGGCGGTGGGGTTGTTGGGGACGCGGCCGAGTTATGAGTTGATGCGTGATTGCGACACGTTGTTGATCGTGGGTTCGAATTTCCCGTATTCGCAGTTTCTTCCGGAGTTCGGGCAGGCGCGGGCGGTGCAGATCGATATCGACGCGACCATGATCGGGATGCGGTACCCGGTCGAGGTGTGCCTGGTCGGTGATGCGAAAACCACCCTGGCGGAGTTGATTCCGTTGCTGGAACGCAAATCGGATACGACGTGGCGGGACACGGTCGTGGCGAATGTGGGGCGGTGGTGGGAGACGGTGGAGCGGCAGGCGATGCTGGGTGCGCGGCCGGTGAATCCGATGCGGGTGGTGTGGGAGTTGTCGCGGCGGATTCCGGAGGATGCGATCGTGACCGCGGATTCGGGGTCGGCGGCGAACTGGTACGCGCGCTGCTGGCGGGTGCGGGGCCGGATGCGGGGGTCGTTGTCGGGGACGTTGGCGACGATGGGGCCGGGGGTGCCCTACGCGATCGGCGCGAAGTTCGCCCACCCCGACCGCCCGGTCATCGCCCTGGTCGGGGACGGGGCCATGCAGATGAACGGTTTGGCCGAACTGCTCACCATCTCCCGGTATCGGGACCGGTGGGCCGATCCGCGGCTGGTGGTGTGTGTGTTCCACAATAATGATCTCAATCAGGTGACCTGGGAGTTGCGGTCGATGGGCGGGGCCCCGAAATTCGAACAGTCCCAATCCCTCCCGGACCTGTCCTACGCCGACGTCGCCCGCGTGTTCGGGTTGGGCGCGGTCGCGGTCGACGACCCCGACGACCTGGCGGGGGCGTGGCGGCAGGCGTTGTCGGCGGACCGGCCGACCGTGCTGGATGTGCGATGTGACCCGGAGGTGCCGCCCATCCCCCCGCACGCGACGTGGGAACAGATGAAATCCACCGCCGAAGCAGTCCTGCGCGGCGACCCCAACGCCTGGCACCTGATCACCCAAGGCACCAAAACCAAAGCACAAGAATTCATCCCCCACCACCACAACTGA
- a CDS encoding monovalent cation/H+ antiporter complex subunit F produces the protein MWPGLWLAAGFVLLVGAIPPGIWLSVRGSAPARIIGLQLVGSAGGLTLVAISLGVSRPDYLIVPLVLVLLTFAGTLVYTRLTGESDG, from the coding sequence ATGTGGCCCGGCCTCTGGCTCGCCGCCGGTTTCGTGCTGCTGGTCGGTGCGATCCCGCCGGGCATCTGGCTGTCGGTGCGCGGTTCGGCGCCCGCGCGGATCATCGGACTGCAACTGGTCGGGTCGGCCGGTGGCCTCACGCTGGTCGCCATCAGCCTCGGCGTCTCGCGTCCCGACTATCTGATCGTGCCGCTGGTTCTGGTGCTGCTGACCTTCGCCGGAACCCTGGTCTACACCCGCTTGACGGGAGAATCCGATGGGTGA
- a CDS encoding CbtB domain-containing protein — protein sequence MATSYAPRTGLGAVQLSIPTTALWLVGTTVLALLAYYFIGIDQGAVSIFGSDMHVHEFVHDGRHFLGFPCH from the coding sequence GTGGCCACGTCCTACGCTCCCCGCACCGGCCTGGGCGCCGTGCAGCTGTCCATTCCGACCACCGCCCTGTGGCTGGTCGGCACCACCGTGCTGGCGCTGCTGGCCTACTACTTCATCGGTATCGATCAGGGCGCGGTGTCGATCTTCGGCAGCGATATGCACGTGCACGAGTTCGTCCACGACGGGCGGCACTTCCTCGGATTCCCCTGCCACTGA
- a CDS encoding complex I subunit 5 family protein → MTAAALPPAAIAVPIAGACLLLALGRFLPRRAVDLLASGVAVAGVVVAAALLCATNRDLVVAWAGGWQPSAQATVGIVLVADRLAAALTLAIAALTALALVFGWRYFDHLQAHYPALILLFAAGMTGFTLTGDLFDMFVFFELMSVAAYALTGLRIEEPESVQGGLNFAVVNSLGAYICLFGIALLYARTGQLGLPQLGTALHDHGREPVVAIAFAFIATGWLVKAAIVPFHFWLADAHAVAPAPVCVLFSGVMAPLGIYGLARVYWTVFDTAITRAAAHRMMLVLALITAALGTVMCLLQRHIKRMLAYSTIAHIGLFLLGVAALSSTGIAACALYLAGHAAVKGALFLMTGILLARYRSLDEHRLYRRARRHRALGALFLLAGLLLAGLPVSGAGLGKALLEESGHSVALAGFVVVVSAATGAAVLRVGLRVFFGVGAPPREDDEADETTGAHEYPDVVTARGRTPVTMVGTVVVLLAVAGLLGLPAVGRWLGPAAAEFGASDRYRGQALHGIAAIPVVGPEIGWTTVGIVLGAVSALLAAALAAVTLTPPRWARSRVPDRSPVRAVVHVLHRAHSGHLGDYAAWLVVGSVVIAALIAG, encoded by the coding sequence ATGACGGCCGCCGCGCTGCCCCCGGCGGCCATCGCCGTACCCATTGCCGGAGCCTGCCTGCTGCTGGCTCTCGGGCGATTCCTGCCGCGCCGCGCGGTCGATCTGCTCGCGTCGGGTGTCGCGGTCGCGGGGGTGGTGGTGGCCGCGGCACTGCTGTGCGCCACGAATCGCGATCTGGTCGTCGCGTGGGCCGGGGGCTGGCAACCGAGCGCGCAGGCGACCGTCGGCATCGTGCTCGTCGCCGATCGGCTCGCCGCCGCCCTGACGCTGGCGATCGCCGCGCTGACCGCGCTCGCGCTGGTGTTCGGCTGGCGCTATTTCGACCATCTGCAGGCGCACTACCCGGCCCTGATACTGCTGTTCGCGGCGGGCATGACCGGATTCACCCTCACCGGCGACCTGTTCGACATGTTCGTGTTCTTCGAACTCATGAGCGTCGCGGCCTACGCGCTGACCGGTTTACGGATCGAGGAACCCGAATCCGTCCAGGGCGGACTGAATTTCGCGGTTGTCAACTCCCTCGGCGCCTACATCTGCCTGTTCGGTATCGCGCTGTTGTACGCGCGCACCGGACAGCTCGGCCTGCCGCAGCTGGGCACCGCGCTGCACGATCACGGCCGAGAGCCGGTGGTGGCCATCGCCTTTGCGTTCATCGCCACCGGATGGCTGGTGAAGGCCGCGATCGTGCCGTTCCACTTCTGGCTCGCCGACGCGCACGCGGTGGCGCCCGCACCGGTGTGCGTGCTGTTCTCCGGAGTCATGGCGCCCCTGGGGATCTACGGGCTAGCCCGGGTGTATTGGACCGTCTTCGACACCGCGATCACGCGGGCCGCCGCACATCGGATGATGCTGGTCCTGGCATTGATCACGGCGGCGCTCGGCACCGTGATGTGCCTGCTGCAACGCCATATCAAGCGGATGCTCGCGTATTCGACCATCGCGCACATCGGCCTGTTCCTGCTCGGCGTCGCGGCGCTGTCGTCCACCGGGATCGCCGCCTGCGCGCTCTACCTGGCCGGACACGCCGCCGTCAAGGGAGCGCTGTTTCTGATGACCGGAATCCTGCTGGCGCGGTATCGATCCCTCGACGAGCACCGCCTGTATCGGCGGGCCCGCCGCCACCGCGCCCTCGGCGCGCTGTTCCTGCTGGCCGGGCTGCTGCTGGCGGGGCTGCCGGTCTCGGGCGCCGGATTGGGTAAGGCGCTGCTCGAGGAGTCCGGTCACTCCGTGGCGCTCGCCGGGTTCGTGGTCGTGGTGTCCGCCGCCACCGGTGCGGCGGTGCTGCGCGTGGGGCTTCGGGTGTTCTTCGGCGTGGGCGCCCCGCCGCGGGAGGACGACGAGGCGGACGAGACCACCGGCGCCCACGAATACCCGGATGTCGTGACCGCGCGCGGCCGCACCCCGGTCACCATGGTCGGCACCGTCGTGGTGTTGCTGGCGGTGGCCGGACTGCTCGGCTTACCGGCCGTCGGCCGCTGGCTCGGACCCGCGGCCGCCGAGTTCGGCGCCAGCGACCGGTACCGTGGGCAGGCGCTGCACGGCATCGCCGCGATACCGGTGGTCGGTCCCGAAATCGGTTGGACCACAGTGGGAATCGTGCTCGGCGCGGTGTCGGCTCTGCTCGCCGCCGCGCTCGCGGCAGTGACCCTGACCCCGCCGCGATGGGCGCGGTCCCGGGTGCCGGACCGCTCGCCCGTTCGTGCG
- a CDS encoding Na+/H+ antiporter subunit E, translating into MNNADDLRRRLPAIAEHATWWMICVAIWLATLTSFSGQELVAAGVCAIPCAAAARAARRAVRGSWRPPPDSLRAAALLIPAIVADAVGALRLAARGRPTGRLAALPLPREPTESRRAGRAAVTTVLTSATPGAVVVGADRELLVVHAFPLPATRMSLRLRRSRAHQDR; encoded by the coding sequence ATGAACAACGCGGACGATCTCCGACGCCGCCTGCCCGCGATCGCCGAGCACGCGACCTGGTGGATGATCTGCGTCGCGATCTGGCTGGCGACACTGACCTCGTTCAGCGGGCAGGAACTCGTCGCGGCCGGGGTGTGTGCGATTCCCTGCGCTGCCGCCGCCCGCGCGGCCCGGCGCGCGGTGCGGGGGAGCTGGCGGCCGCCGCCGGATTCGCTGCGGGCCGCGGCCCTGCTGATTCCGGCGATCGTCGCCGACGCCGTCGGCGCGCTGCGCCTGGCCGCACGAGGCCGACCCACCGGGCGACTCGCCGCGCTGCCGCTACCGCGCGAACCGACCGAATCTCGCCGGGCCGGACGCGCGGCGGTGACCACCGTGCTGACCTCGGCCACGCCCGGCGCGGTGGTGGTCGGCGCCGACCGCGAACTGCTTGTCGTGCACGCGTTTCCGCTCCCGGCGACTCGAATGTCGCTGCGGCTGCGCCGATCCCGCGCACACCAGGACCGCTGA
- a CDS encoding MFS transporter, which yields MDVSTIVAADVERRGRILGVMCAGMFLVLLDVTIVNVALPSIGHGLRSDVAMLQWVVDGYVVAIAGLLLAGGTIGDRIGHRRVLLAGFAIFGAASLVCALAPTVGVVIAGRVVQGVGGALLLPGTMAVIVEAFPERGEQARALGTWAAFSSLALPAGPLLGGFLVGWFGWRPVFWINVPLTAIAIAAILLVVPDRPGDRRGRLDVTGLAGFVVGLVGFVFTVISAGHRAGLPVVGISALVTVLALSAAAMSSSRSDHPVLPLDLLRRKEFLSSNVVALTMNLIFNGTLFVGMLYLQDVRHFSPIVAGVTVLPMAIPLVVLAPVSGRITARRGPRAAVGLGCAIAAAGSLLLIGVRATGGIGWLLAGFGLLGGGAGLATAAAVAAVVRATPPDRAGLATGMSNTSRQIGTASGVAVFGAVAGAPTGGHFVGSIHALSAAAAVAWVAALALARFGIAGAHRD from the coding sequence ATGGATGTTTCGACAATCGTTGCCGCGGACGTCGAGCGGCGGGGGCGGATACTGGGTGTGATGTGCGCCGGGATGTTCCTGGTGCTGCTGGATGTGACCATCGTCAATGTCGCGCTCCCGAGCATCGGGCACGGGCTGCGGTCGGATGTGGCGATGTTGCAGTGGGTGGTGGACGGGTATGTCGTCGCGATCGCGGGACTGTTGTTGGCGGGCGGCACGATCGGCGATCGGATCGGGCATCGGCGGGTGCTGCTGGCCGGGTTCGCGATCTTCGGGGCGGCCTCGCTGGTGTGCGCGCTCGCACCGACCGTCGGGGTCGTGATCGCGGGGCGCGTCGTGCAGGGTGTGGGCGGGGCGCTGCTGCTGCCGGGCACGATGGCGGTCATCGTGGAGGCGTTTCCCGAGCGCGGCGAACAGGCCCGCGCGCTGGGCACCTGGGCGGCGTTCTCCTCGCTGGCGCTGCCCGCCGGGCCGCTGCTGGGCGGATTCCTCGTCGGCTGGTTCGGGTGGCGACCGGTGTTCTGGATCAATGTGCCGCTCACCGCGATCGCCATCGCCGCGATCCTGCTGGTCGTGCCGGATCGGCCCGGGGATCGGCGCGGGCGGCTCGACGTGACCGGGCTCGCGGGATTCGTCGTCGGACTGGTCGGCTTCGTGTTCACCGTGATCTCCGCCGGGCATCGCGCGGGACTGCCCGTCGTCGGGATCTCGGCGCTGGTGACCGTGTTGGCGCTGAGCGCGGCGGCGATGTCGTCGAGCCGCAGCGATCATCCGGTGCTCCCGCTGGACCTGTTGCGTCGCAAGGAGTTCCTGAGCTCGAACGTGGTCGCGCTGACCATGAACCTGATCTTCAACGGGACGCTGTTCGTGGGCATGCTGTATCTGCAGGACGTGCGGCACTTTTCGCCGATCGTCGCCGGAGTGACGGTGTTGCCCATGGCGATTCCGCTGGTGGTGCTGGCGCCGGTGTCGGGACGGATCACCGCCCGGCGCGGGCCGCGCGCGGCCGTCGGCCTCGGCTGCGCGATCGCCGCCGCCGGATCGCTGCTGCTGATCGGTGTGCGGGCGACGGGCGGAATCGGCTGGCTGCTGGCCGGTTTCGGGCTGCTCGGCGGCGGCGCGGGACTGGCCACCGCCGCCGCGGTGGCCGCGGTCGTGCGGGCCACTCCCCCGGATCGGGCCGGGCTCGCCACCGGGATGTCCAATACCTCGCGGCAGATCGGGACCGCGTCCGGGGTGGCCGTCTTCGGCGCGGTCGCGGGCGCGCCCACCGGCGGGCACTTCGTCGGCAGCATTCATGCGCTCAGCGCCGCCGCGGCGGTGGCCTGGGTGGCGGCGCTGGCGCTGGCGCGCTTCGGCATTGCCGGAGCGCATCGCGATTGA
- a CDS encoding ArsR/SmtB family transcription factor, whose translation MNDDRPLYGYADIAAVGALLADATRARVVTSLADGRALPASVLAAEAGVAASTASEHLSRLVDGGLLTVERSGRHRYYRLANERVGAAIEALAVLAPTRPVRSLRESTRAAALRRARSCYDHLAGRLGVAVTEALLTHEALVRTDGITGTVRAEGDPISAPLREHPYRLGPNAESLFDRLGVDLESALDQRRPLLRFCVDWSEQRHHLSGALGAAVLTRMESAGWVVRHDSRRALRLTDSGARVLDRVLGVELAA comes from the coding sequence ATGAACGATGATCGCCCCTTGTATGGCTACGCGGATATCGCCGCGGTCGGCGCATTACTGGCGGATGCGACCCGGGCGCGCGTGGTGACCAGCCTCGCCGACGGCCGCGCCCTGCCCGCGTCGGTGCTGGCCGCCGAGGCGGGGGTGGCGGCATCGACGGCGAGCGAACATCTGTCCAGGCTGGTGGACGGCGGGTTGCTGACCGTGGAGCGGTCGGGTCGGCACAGGTACTACCGGCTGGCGAACGAGCGCGTGGGCGCGGCGATCGAGGCACTGGCCGTGCTGGCCCCGACCCGCCCGGTGCGATCGCTGCGGGAATCCACCCGGGCGGCCGCCCTGCGCCGAGCGCGCAGCTGCTACGACCATCTGGCCGGGCGCCTGGGCGTGGCGGTGACCGAGGCCCTGCTCACCCACGAGGCGCTGGTACGCACCGACGGCATCACGGGAACCGTTCGCGCCGAGGGCGATCCGATCTCCGCACCACTGCGCGAGCATCCGTACCGCCTGGGCCCCAACGCCGAATCACTGTTCGACCGGCTGGGCGTCGACCTCGAGTCGGCCCTGGACCAGCGCCGCCCGCTACTACGCTTCTGCGTCGACTGGAGCGAACAGCGTCACCACCTGAGCGGAGCCCTGGGCGCGGCGGTTCTCACCCGGATGGAGTCGGCAGGATGGGTGGTCCGCCACGATTCACGCCGCGCGCTGCGACTCACCGATTCCGGTGCGCGCGTACTGGATCGAGTGCTGGGCGTAGAACTGGCCGCCTGA
- a CDS encoding sodium:proton antiporter, with the protein MTVFPYLVAGWLLLAGLFGVVRSKHLVHTVVCVSVAQSSTYVLLLAIGYQSGATAPIFGSSNPPGSPVVDPVVQAMALTDIVVSATVTALLLALVVQVAARHGTVVPDELHALRG; encoded by the coding sequence ATGACCGTGTTTCCGTATCTGGTCGCCGGATGGCTGCTGCTGGCAGGGCTTTTCGGCGTCGTCCGCAGCAAGCATCTGGTGCACACGGTGGTGTGCGTGTCGGTCGCGCAGTCCAGCACCTATGTGCTGTTGCTGGCCATCGGTTACCAAAGCGGCGCCACCGCACCGATTTTCGGCTCGAGCAATCCGCCGGGCTCCCCGGTGGTGGATCCCGTCGTGCAGGCGATGGCATTGACCGATATCGTCGTCTCCGCGACCGTGACCGCACTGCTGCTGGCGCTGGTCGTCCAGGTCGCCGCCCGGCACGGCACCGTCGTCCCGGACGAATTGCACGCGTTGCGCGGCTGA
- a CDS encoding CbtA family protein, with product MEKRIIGRGVLLGALGGLLAFVFARILAEPIIGRAIDYESGRDDAQMALDKAAGRPMPMEGAELFTRDVQANIGLGFGVIVFGVAMGALFAVVYTVCLGRVGALRSRTLALLVAAGMFATLYAVPFLKYPANPPSIGHPETIKERTGLYVAMVVLTGVLLLGAIWLGRKLRARLDTWTATIAAGVAFVVAIGVVMVLLPPLGHLSANHAYGDFDTETPRPLTDPTGRIVYPGFPADDLFHFRLYSFAAQAILWIVIGVGFAWLAPRLLGEDRETNSATAIAG from the coding sequence ATGGAAAAGCGAATCATCGGCCGAGGTGTGTTGCTGGGCGCGCTCGGCGGATTGCTGGCGTTCGTCTTCGCCCGGATTCTGGCCGAGCCGATCATCGGTCGCGCCATCGACTACGAGAGCGGGCGCGACGACGCGCAAATGGCCTTGGACAAGGCCGCCGGGCGTCCGATGCCCATGGAGGGCGCCGAGCTGTTCACCCGCGACGTGCAGGCCAATATCGGGCTCGGGTTCGGGGTGATCGTGTTCGGCGTCGCCATGGGGGCGCTGTTCGCGGTCGTGTACACGGTCTGTCTGGGCCGGGTGGGCGCGCTGCGGTCGCGCACGCTCGCGCTGCTGGTGGCGGCGGGCATGTTCGCGACGCTGTACGCGGTACCGTTCCTGAAGTATCCGGCGAACCCGCCGTCGATCGGGCATCCGGAAACCATCAAGGAGCGGACCGGGTTGTATGTGGCCATGGTGGTGCTCACGGGTGTGCTTCTGCTGGGCGCGATCTGGCTAGGCCGGAAACTGCGGGCGCGGCTGGACACCTGGACCGCCACGATCGCGGCCGGTGTGGCGTTCGTGGTCGCGATCGGCGTGGTGATGGTGCTGCTGCCCCCGCTCGGGCACCTGTCGGCCAATCACGCCTACGGCGACTTCGACACCGAGACACCGCGACCGCTCACCGACCCGACCGGCCGGATCGTCTATCCCGGGTTCCCGGCCGACGACCTGTTCCACTTCCGGCTGTATTCGTTTGCGGCCCAGGCCATCCTGTGGATCGTGATCGGGGTGGGCTTCGCCTGGCTGGCGCCGCGGCTGCTGGGTGAGGACCGGGAGACGAACTCCGCCACCGCCATCGCCGGATGA